The window GTGTGGACGATCCTTAGTGGTGATTGGCTCGGAATACTTGCTGATATCACCGCTTTTCGTATCAGAATCGAACAGACAGACGGTCATGTAGATGTGTCGGGAATTGACAACATCAGCTTCCCCTCGGAGACCGGCATATCGGAAAATGATTTGCCTGACAACGGGTCGGCGTTTCTAGTCAACGGAAGTTTTCCTAATCCTTTCGATAGCGAAGCACAGATCTATTTCGAGAACAACCCGAACCTCGGTATGACGGTCGAAGTGTTTGATCTCAGGGGCCGACTTGTTTCAAGCCACAATAATGACTATGCACCAGAGGGTGCTGGAGTTATCGCTCTTTATGGCAACAATGCTCGAGGGGCAAAGCTGTCTGCGGGGCAGTATTTTGTTCGTCTGACGAGTGGGAGTGTCAGCACTGTCTGCAAAGTGGTAGTAATGCGCTGAGCAAGTACACTGAGCATTGTGTAATACATGCTTGCATCTCAA is drawn from Candidatus Aegiribacteria sp. and contains these coding sequences:
- a CDS encoding T9SS type A sorting domain-containing protein — encoded protein: MIRTIIMAGCIMLAASGVYAGITSNFDSDLDGWVLVDANGATAQGQLEWYATGGNPDGYANFIDEGSDGGFISAPSIYLGDWTQYSGVLTISYEHRIISEGTVEQRVPYEIRIQGPGGEAQFLGDIPLPPSGWYQVEAPLESSVWTILSGDWLGILADITAFRIRIEQTDGHVDVSGIDNISFPSETGISENDLPDNGSAFLVNGSFPNPFDSEAQIYFENNPNLGMTVEVFDLRGRLVSSHNNDYAPEGAGVIALYGNNARGAKLSAGQYFVRLTSGSVSTVCKVVVMR